A window of Periplaneta americana isolate PAMFEO1 chromosome 7, P.americana_PAMFEO1_priV1, whole genome shotgun sequence contains these coding sequences:
- the Uro gene encoding uricase isoform X1 — MPWSHTHRMNGNGSKKNGNGNGNGSGSDMAHSLHANEHLHVGMNGNSGNGGSKKHHPHKEDDYHHEKYALEEPSGPTTAMRSYELGQYGYGKNNVKLLHVHREGTYHTIREYEVDTHLKLHSKKDFLVGDNKDIIATDTQKNTVYVLAKKYGVESPEDFAMLICSHFLYTYRHVDEVSVHVEEYPWERLQVDEIDHNHAFIFSPKALRFCTVTQARNERPKITGGLRNLRVLKTTQSAFTDFIQDEYRTLPDVNDRIFSTIVTATWEYSTANGVNFDEVWETVKECILDKFAGPPDTGIFSPSVQNTLYLAEKMILDKVEQINRIDMSMPNKHYFTLDLSKFPQSIVKGENKEVYEPVDKPSGIIHAMLERKQEPKAKL; from the exons AATGAACGGAAACGGAAGCAAGAAAAACGGAAATGGAAACGGCAACGGTAGCGGAAGTGACATGGCGCACTCTTTACATGCTAACGAGCATCTGCACGTGGGGATGAACGGAAATAGCGGCAACGGGGGCTCGAAGAAGCACCACCCGCACAAGGAGGACGACTACCACCACGAGAAGTACGCCCTAGAGGAGCCCAGCGGGCCCACAACGGCGATGCGCTCGTACGAGCTGGGGCAGTACGGCTACGGCAAGAACAACGTGAAGCTGCTGCACGTGCACCGCGAGGGCACCTACCACACCATCCGCGAGTACGAGGTGGACACCCACCTCAAGCTGCACTCCAAGAAGGACTTCCTGGTGGGCGACAACAAGGACATCATCGCCACCGACACGCAGAAGAATACGGTCTACGTGCTGGCCAAGAAATACGGG GTAGAGTCTCCTGAAGACTTCGCGATGTTGATATGCAGTCACTTTTTGTACACTTACCGACATGTGGACGAGGTGTCTGTTCACGTTGAGGAATATCCTTGGGAACGTCTCCAGGTGGACGAGATTGACCACAACCACGCTTTCATCTTCTCTCCCAAGGCGTTGCGTTTCTGTACGGTGACGCAAGCGAGGAATG AGCGACCGAAGATCACTGGAGGGCTCCGCAACCTGCGCGTGCTGAAGACAACGCAGTCCGCCTTCACGGACTTCATCCAGGACGAGTACCGCACACTGCCCGATGTGAACGACCGCATCTTCAGCACCATCGTCACGGCCACCTGGGAGTACTCCACCGCGAACGGAGTCAATTTCGACGAAGTCTG GGAAACTGTAAAAGAGTGCATTCTAGACAAGTTCGCCGGCCCACCAGATACAGGGATCTTTTCGCCATCCGTTCAGAATACTCTGTACCTAGCAGAGAAGATGATTCTTGACAAAGTAGAACAG ATCAACCGCATAGACATGTCTATGCCCAACAAGCACTATTTCACGCTAGATCTGTCCAAGTTCCCGCAAAGCATCGTCAAAGGAGAAAACAAGGAGGTGTACGAGCCAGTCGACAAGCCTAGCGGGATCATACACGCCATGTTGGAGCGCAAGCAGGAACCGAAAGCTAAGCTGTGA
- the Uro gene encoding uricase isoform X2 produces the protein MNGNGSKKNGNGNGNGSGSDMAHSLHANEHLHVGMNGNSGNGGSKKHHPHKEDDYHHEKYALEEPSGPTTAMRSYELGQYGYGKNNVKLLHVHREGTYHTIREYEVDTHLKLHSKKDFLVGDNKDIIATDTQKNTVYVLAKKYGVESPEDFAMLICSHFLYTYRHVDEVSVHVEEYPWERLQVDEIDHNHAFIFSPKALRFCTVTQARNERPKITGGLRNLRVLKTTQSAFTDFIQDEYRTLPDVNDRIFSTIVTATWEYSTANGVNFDEVWETVKECILDKFAGPPDTGIFSPSVQNTLYLAEKMILDKVEQINRIDMSMPNKHYFTLDLSKFPQSIVKGENKEVYEPVDKPSGIIHAMLERKQEPKAKL, from the exons ATGAACGGAAACGGAAGCAAGAAAAACGGAAATGGAAACGGCAACGGTAGCGGAAGTGACATGGCGCACTCTTTACATGCTAACGAGCATCTGCACGTGGGGATGAACGGAAATAGCGGCAACGGGGGCTCGAAGAAGCACCACCCGCACAAGGAGGACGACTACCACCACGAGAAGTACGCCCTAGAGGAGCCCAGCGGGCCCACAACGGCGATGCGCTCGTACGAGCTGGGGCAGTACGGCTACGGCAAGAACAACGTGAAGCTGCTGCACGTGCACCGCGAGGGCACCTACCACACCATCCGCGAGTACGAGGTGGACACCCACCTCAAGCTGCACTCCAAGAAGGACTTCCTGGTGGGCGACAACAAGGACATCATCGCCACCGACACGCAGAAGAATACGGTCTACGTGCTGGCCAAGAAATACGGG GTAGAGTCTCCTGAAGACTTCGCGATGTTGATATGCAGTCACTTTTTGTACACTTACCGACATGTGGACGAGGTGTCTGTTCACGTTGAGGAATATCCTTGGGAACGTCTCCAGGTGGACGAGATTGACCACAACCACGCTTTCATCTTCTCTCCCAAGGCGTTGCGTTTCTGTACGGTGACGCAAGCGAGGAATG AGCGACCGAAGATCACTGGAGGGCTCCGCAACCTGCGCGTGCTGAAGACAACGCAGTCCGCCTTCACGGACTTCATCCAGGACGAGTACCGCACACTGCCCGATGTGAACGACCGCATCTTCAGCACCATCGTCACGGCCACCTGGGAGTACTCCACCGCGAACGGAGTCAATTTCGACGAAGTCTG GGAAACTGTAAAAGAGTGCATTCTAGACAAGTTCGCCGGCCCACCAGATACAGGGATCTTTTCGCCATCCGTTCAGAATACTCTGTACCTAGCAGAGAAGATGATTCTTGACAAAGTAGAACAG ATCAACCGCATAGACATGTCTATGCCCAACAAGCACTATTTCACGCTAGATCTGTCCAAGTTCCCGCAAAGCATCGTCAAAGGAGAAAACAAGGAGGTGTACGAGCCAGTCGACAAGCCTAGCGGGATCATACACGCCATGTTGGAGCGCAAGCAGGAACCGAAAGCTAAGCTGTGA